A segment of the Allosaccharopolyspora coralli genome:
GTGGCTCAAGATCGCCTGGTCCCGGTCCTGATTCCCTGAAAGGGCATTGTGGAACTCGGGTAGGTGGTCCGGTACCGCCGCCCCAGCTCCCGCCTCGCTGCGTTGGGATCCTTTCGAGTACAAGGAGTACGCGGCGCGAACCCCTGCCTTACGAGGCACGAACTCCGAACGCTGGAGCCCTCACCCTGCCGAGGCTGCTCACGCATGAGGCGTGGCCTCCGGGCACCAACCCAAGTTCCCAGGTTGCCCCCTGAGACCTCCGATCGTCGCCGACGTCCCCGCACGGGACGTCAGCGGCGATTCGGCGATCAGCGACTCGCCAGGGCCTGCTCGGCGGCCGCGAGCCATTCCTGCCACTGTTCGGCCTGCTCATCGGCCTTCTGTGCGCGTCGCTCGTCCCCGGCAGCGCGGGCCTTGTCCGCCTGGTTCCGGAACTGCTCGACCCGCTCGCGGAACTGATCGACGCGAGCCTGCGCTTCGGGATCGGTGCGGCGCCACTGGGCGTCCGAGGCGGACCTGACGCGGTCGGCGACAGAGCGCAGTCGCCCCTCCAGGTCGCGCATCCGCTCGCGCGGCACCTTGCCGATCGCGTCCCAGCGTTCCTGAATGCGATGCAAATGCTCCTGGGCGGACTTGAGGCCGTGCGCGGGATCGATCTGCTCTGCCTCGGAGAGCAGCTGTTCCTTGAGTGTCGCGTTCTCCTCGAACTCGGCGTCCCGTTCGGCGAAGGCCGCGGAACGGCGCGAGAAGAACGTGTCCTGAGCCGTCCGGAACTGCTGCCACAGGGCGTCGTCGGACTCCTTCGGAGCCCGGCCGGCGGCCTTCCAGTCCGCCATCAGCTGCTTGTACCGGGCCGCGGTCGGGGCCCAGTCGGTCGATTCGGTCAGCGACTCGGCTTCCTCGACGAGCTCTTGCTTCCGTGTCTTCGACGCGGCACGTTGCCGATCGAGCTCGGCGAAGTGCGAACCGCGCCTGCGGTTGAACGCTTCGCGCGCCTTGGAGAACCGACGCCAGAGCTGCTCGTCGGTCTTACGGTCGATGCCCTTGATGGTCTTCCACTCGTCGAGGATCGCCCGCAGCCGGTCACCGGCGCTCTTCCACTGGGTGGCCTCCGAGCCGATCCGCTCGGCCTCGGCCGCCAACTCCTCCTTGCGTGCCACCGCATCGGCCCTGGCCTGCTCCTTGTCGGCCTTGCTCTGTTCGATGGCCCGGTGGGCGTGGTCGACGACGTAGTCGATCCGAGCCGTCAACGAGGCGAGATCTCCCACGACGGCCGCCTCCGACACTCCGTCGCGGAGATGCTGCGCGGTGGTGAGCGTGTGCTTCGGGTCCCCGGCGTGGCTGTTGAGGCGCGTCTCCAACAGCTCGACCTCGGTCCGCACGTCGTCGAACTTGCGGGCGAAATGGGCGAGGCCTTCGTCGGCTGCGCCTGCCTGCCAGGAGCCCACTGCCCGTTCGCCGTCCTGAGTCGTGACGAACACCGTGCCCTCGGCATCGACGCGGCCCCATCGCTCGGGAGCGTCGGACGCGATCGGAACGACGGGGGGAGCTGCCCGCGTCTCGCTCGAAGCCCCGTCGGCGGCGGTCGAGGCCGGGTTGGGCGCCGATTTGGCGACGGCCCCGGCGGGCGTGTCCTGTTCCGTCATGGCCGGTCTCCTCCTTGCGTGCCCGCTGTGATGGTCGGGCGCCCCGTCGTGTCGGGGCCCAGCGAGCGGTGAACACGGGCGGGGCTTCGCCCGATCACCGTCGGCGCATTCAAGCAGTTCGGGCGCGGTACGGGAACCGTGGCCACCGTGGTCGCCACCCAGCCGTCACCGTCAGTGCACGACGCGGCCGCGGTCGGCACGCCGTGTGCCCGTGTACCGCACAGTGTGATCGGTGAGTCCACGCTGTGCACGCACCCGGGTGTGACTGCCGTGAACGCCCCTCTCGAACGCCTGCTCCGCGTCTCGATGTGAGGACCTCTACCGTGCAAGGTGTGATCGCCCGCCTCGCCGTGTTGCCGTACCCGCCGTTGCTCGTGCCGGACCTGACGGTGCGTTCGGATTCACGGCTCGAGCATCTGCGCGGCGCTTGTTTGCGCGCCGTGACCAGTGTGACGGAATCCGCTACCGAATGGGTGGCAGTCGGGGTGGATGGTTTTCGCGCAGGTGTGTACGGCCCCCGTTCCGGCGGGACCTTCGCCGGCTACGGGGTGCCGGTCCCTGTGTCGTTGGAGCACGGTGTGCCGACCGAACCGGGCCTGCCGTTGCCCGGGCTTATCGCAGGATGGTTTCGCGAGCAGGCGGGGGCCGCCCGCGTCACGGTGCACGTCCTGGACGCCGACGCGGGGGAGGACGAGATCGCCAGGCTCGCCCATCGCGTCGTCGCAGGGCCCGCCGTCGGAGTGCTCGTCCTGTCCGAAGGCAGTCGTCGTCGCAACGAGCGCTCGCCACGACCACCACATCCGGACGCCGCCGCGGTGGACGCGCGTCTCGCCGCGGCCCTGGCCACGGCGGACACGAACGCACTGCACGGGCTCGAGCCGTCGATCCTCTCGGATGTCGGAGTCGACACGGTGCCTGCGCTGCGGTTCCTGGCGACGGCCGCCGACGCGTCGGGGCACGACTGGCGTCCGGAACTGCTCTACGACGACACTCCGTTCGGGATCAGTTACCACGTCGCGCTGTGGTCACCGTCCGACGACTAGGCTCGGAGCCCGTGTCCACGGCGTCCGAACCCCACCTCGTCGCGGTCGTCGGCCCGACCGCCACCGGCAAGTCCGACCTCGCCATCGATCTGGCGGAACAGCTCGGCGGGGAGGTAGTCAACGCCGACGCGATGCAGCTCTACCGGGGCATGGACATCGGGACCGCGAAGGTGCCGGTCGACCAGCGTCGAGATGTCCCGCACCACCTCATCGACGTGCTCGAAGTGACGGACACGGCCTCGGTCGCCGTCTACCAACAGCAGGCACGCGCGATCGTCGAGGACTTGCTCGGCAACGGCGTCACCCCGGTCCTCGTCGGCGGCTCCGGGCTGTACGTCCAGGCCGTCGTCGACGATCTCCGGTTCCCGGGGACCGATCCCACGGTCCGCGAACGCTGGGAGCTCGAACTTCAGGAACACGGAGCCGAGGCGTTGCACCGACGCCTCGGCGAACTCGACCCGGCGGCCGCGGTGGCGATCCTGCCCAGCAACGGTCGACGGTTGGTCCGGGCTCTGGAGGTCATCGAGATCACCGGTGAACCGTTCTCCGCGAACCTGCCCACTCCCGGGCCGGCCCGGTACGGCGGGGTGCTCATCGGTCTCGACCGGCCGGCCGATGTGCTCGACGAGCGCGTGGACGCACGCGTGACGCGGATGTTCGACTCCGGTCTTGTCGAGGAGGTGCGTCGCCTCGAGAAGTGCGGTCTGCGCCACGGCCGGACCGCGTCCCGTGCGCTGGGGTATCAGCAGGTGCTGGACGAGTTCGACGGCTCACAGGACATGGCCGACGCCGCAGCGGCGACCGCACGCGCGACCCGCCGGTTCGTGCGCAAACAGCGCTCCTGGTTCCGCCGGGACCAGCGCATCCACTGGTTCGACGCGGGAAGCGCCGACCTCCTGGCCGACGTGTCCGCGGTGCTGGAACCGTAGACTCGGAACCGTGCACGAGCCGATCAGCGACCCGCCCGCCGGTCCCCGCTATGCGAAAGGACACGGCACGGAGAACGATTTCGTCCTTCTGCCCGATCCGGACGGCGAACTCAAGCTCACCGGTGCCCGAGTTCGTGCCCTCTGCGACCGCAGGCGCGGCCTGGGCGCAGACGGTGTCCTCCGGGTGGTCCGGGCCGGTGGTCTCGACGAGGAACTTCCTGGCGGGACCAACCCGGACACCTGGTTCATGGACTATCGCAACGCGGACGGGTCCGTGGCCGAGATGTGCGGGAACGGTGTCCGTGTCTTCGCGCGCTACCTCGTCGAGACCGGCCTCGCCGCACGCGGAGACCTGCCCGTCGGAACTCGGGCGGGCGTGCGCGCCACCCACGTGCACGACGACGGCCGCGTCACCGTCGATATGGGGCCGGTGACCGCGCACGGTCTCTCCACCACACGCGCCGACGGCCATGAATTCTCCGGTCTCGTCATCGACGTCGGCAACCCTCACCTCGCCTGTGTCACCGAGCTCGACGTACGGACGCTGGAGATCACCGCCGCACCGACGCACGACCCGGCCGTCTTTCCCCACGGCGTGAATGTGGAGTTCGTGCAGCCAGTGGGTCCGGACCGGGTGCGGATGCGAGTGCACGAACGCGGGGTCGGCGAGACCCGCTCGTGTGGTACCGGCACCGTCGCGGCGACCCTCGCCGGTCTCCGTGCAGCGGGGGCCGACACCGGGCTGCGAACCGTCGAGGTTCCCGGCGGCACGGTGGAGGTCGAGGTCACTCCCACCACGAGCACCCTGACGGGCCCCGCCGTACTCGTCGCGCACGGCAGGCTCGATGCGGACTGGTGGGAGCGTTACGAAAGCGACTGAGCGGCGTGTCCGCTCTTGTCGAGGATGAAAACGACTCGCTCGGCGTGGATACTGGTACCCGATATGAGAAATCCTGTGACACGTACCGCCGAACTCGATCCGGTCGAGGCCGCGGAATTCGACGCCCTGCTTGCCGAGGACACCCCTTCCACCGAAGAACCGTCGACGGGGGAGATGCAGCTCGCCGACCGGGCTTCGTTGCGGCGGGTGTCCGGGCTCTCCACCGAACTCACGGACGTCACCGAGGTGGAGGTCCGCCGCCTGCGCCTCGAACGGGTGGTTCTGGTCGGTGTGTGGACCGAGGGAAGCGCGGCTCGTTCGGAAGAGTCGCTGACCGAACTCGCACGGCTCGCCGAAACGGCCGGATCGGAGGTCCTGGAAGGGCTCGTCCAGCGCCGCGACCGTCCCGACCCGGCCACGTACGTCGGCGCGGGCAAGGTGCGCGAACTCCGTGACGTCGTCGCCTCCACCGGAGCGGACACCGTCATCTGCGACGGTGAGCTCTCACCCGGCCAGCTGCGACAGCTGGAGGACAAGCTCAAGGTCAAGGTGGTCGACCGGACCGCGTTGATTCTCGACATCTTCGCCCAGCACGCCAGCTCCAAGGAAGGCAAGGCGCAGGTCGAACTCGCCCAGCTCCAGTACTACCTCCCACGGTTGCGCGGGTGGGGCGACAAGATGTCTCGGCAGGCGGGCGGCCGCGCCGGCGGCGCCGGCGGCGGTGTCGGCACCCGCGGTCCCGGTGAAACCAAGCTGGAGACCGACCGCAGGCGCATCCACAAACGGATCACCAAGCTCCGCAAGGAGCTGGCGGCAATGCGCACCGTGCGCGAGACCAAGCGCGGGCGTCGTGCGGCCAACGCGGTCCCCGCGGTCGCCATCGCGGGCTACACCAACGCCGGGAAGTCGAGCCTGCTCAATGCCCTTACCCGGGCGGGTGTGCTCGTCGAGAACTCCCTGTTCGCGACCCTCGACCCGACCACGCGGCGAGCGCGGACGCCGGACAATCGCGACTACACGCTGACCGACACCGTCGGGTTCGTCCGCCATCTGCCACACCAGATCGTCGAGGCCTTTCGCTCGACGCTGGAGGAGGTCACCGGCGCCGACCTGCTGGTGCACGTGGTCGACGGCGCCGAGCTGGCCCCTCACGACCAGGTGTCGGCGGTGCGCGACGTACTCAAGGACATCGCGTCCGAACACGACGAGGCCATGCCGCCCGAGCTGCTCGTGGTGAACAAGATCGACGCCGTCGACGCCACCCGGGTCGCCGAACTCCGTCGGCTGCTGCCGGAAGCGGTGTTCGTCTCGGCCCACAGTGGTAAGGGAATCGAGGGGCTCCGCGAGATCATCGCCGACCGGATACCGCGGCCGGATGTGTTCGTCGACGCCCTCGTCCCGTACACGCGAGGCGAACTCGTCGCCCGAGCACACGCGGAGGGTGAGGTCATCGACGAGGACCACACCGCGGAGGGCACGCGACTCCGGGCGAAGGTACGTGCGGAACTGGCGGGGGCGCTGAAGCCGTTCACGGGCACCGGGTGAGACTGGCGCGACGGTTCGGCGCGGTGGTGACCGCGCTGACGCTCGGCGTGGCGTGGCAGTGGATTGCCGCGCCGAGTGGAGCCGCGCAGCCACCGCCGCCGGAGTTTCCCCCGCCGAGCGCGATGTGTACGGTCACCGACCCAAGCTTGGACGAACTCTCGGGACTGGACTCGGACGGGGAGTCGTGGTTCGTCACCGGCGACGGAGGAACGTCGCTGTCGGTCGCAATGCTGGATCCGAGAGACTGTTCGGTGCGCGACGAGCGGACGGCACCGGCGGACCCGTACGACGTGGAAGACCTGGCGCTCGGCGCCGACGGCGAGGTGTGGCTCGCGGATACCGGTGACAACCAGCGCAAACGGGAGACCGCTGCGGTGCATGTGCTGTATCCGGACGGGCGGAGCGCCCTACACCGACTCACGTATCCCGATGGTCCGCACGATGCGGAAGCGATGCTGCTCGACGGTCGCGGCGTGCCCCACGTCGTCACGAAGGAACCGCTCGGCGAAGCTGGCGTGTATCGGCCCGCAGAACCGCTGGTCGACGGGGAGACCGTGCCCTTGGAGCGGGTCGGGTCCGTGCGGCTCGGCCCGACCACCACCCCCGGTGGGCCGGTAGAGGGCAGCATCGCCAGCGCTGTCGTGACTGGTGGAGCGGTCAGCGCGGATGGACGGACCGTTGCTTTGCGGACTTACACGGATGCGTACGTCTTTCCTGCCCCCGAGGGCGACGTCGTCGCTGCGCTGGCTCGCCGGCCACTCCGGGTTCCGTTGCCTGACGAGCCCCAAGGAGAGGCTGTGGCGTTCGAACCCGACGGCGCACTGTTGTCGGCCTCGGAAGGATCGCAACCAGTGCGCATGGTGCCGGGAGTCGAGCAGGCAGCCTCCGGCGAGGCGGGGCCACCGTCGGATGCGACAGGGGACGAGGAACCGCCTCCCGCAGAGCACGCCGGTGAACCGGAATCAAACGCGAACACGACGGGACAAAATCTCGCCATCGCTGCGGTGTTCGCCGCTCTGATCATGTATTTCGGCGGCAAGCTCGCCCGATTGAGGTCGTGATTCGCCGGTCGATCCGCCGCGCGTCGACGGGCGTCAGAGTCGGCGCAGGACCGCGACGACTTTGCCCAGTACGGTCGCCTCGTCGCCCAGGATCGGCTCGAACGCCTCGTTGTGCGGCATGAGCCAGACGTGGTCGGAAGTGCGCTTGAACGTTTTGACCGTCGCCTCTCCGTCGATCATCGCCGCGACCACATCGCCGTTGTCGGCTTCCGGCTGCTGGCGGACGGTGACCCAGTCGCCGTCGTTGATCCCGAGGTCGATCATGGAGTCGCCGACCACCTGCAACAGGAACAACGTCCCCTCGCCGACGAGTTCCTTGGGAAGCGGGAAGACGTCTTCGATCGCCTCCTCGGCGAGGATCGGTCCGCCCGCGGCGATACGGCCCACGACCGGAACGTAGGCCGCCTCCGGCCGCGCTTTCGCGTCCGCTTCGTCCGCCTCCTCGACGAGCACGCCGACCGTGCGGGGCCGGTGCGGGTCGCGACGCAGGAAACCTTTCCGTTCCAGCACCCGGAGCTGGTACGCGACTGAGGAGGTCGAGGTGAGGCCGACCGCGTCGCCGATCTCCCGGACGCTGGGCGGATATCCGCGTTGCCTCATCCACGCGCGGATCGCTTCGAGTACGCGGCTCTGGCGTTCGCTCAGTCCGTCTGCGAAGGCGGCCTGGCCGGTCGTGTCGGCCCTTGCTTCCTCGGTCGGCGCGTTCGCCGACTCCGTCGAAGCCACCGTCTCAGCCACCTCAGCCTCCTGCCGGCGCGTCGCGCCTCGTTGTGCGTGCGGTTCCACAGTAGACGGCGATCGACCGCGGATCAAACACCTGTTCGAGCTAATTTCCGCCGACACCTGGTGCTGTCGGTGCCGTCTGGTACACAATCGCACAGAGGTTCGATCGAACTGGTATTCGATCAAGATCGACACGCGTGACACCCGTTCGCGTGGTCCTGGGTATGGAGGAGGCGACATGACGGCCAACGTGGAGACTCGGGCGCGGGCCGAACTCGGGCAGTCGGCGGCGGATAAGCCGCGTGCCGCGGCGGCCGAGCGGGGGCGCCTCCAACTCCGAACGTCGGCCGCTCGCGGGTCGGATGCGGGCGCTGCCGCGGGCCTGTCGGGACCGGCCGGTCCGCGAATGTCGGAAAGGCGACGGGCGTCGTCTCGGACGACCAGCGTGTCGAGGGGCAGGAGGGCGGTTCGCGCGAGAGCGCCCTTGACGCCTGCGACGCTTCGTCATTCGGTGTGGTTTACGGGTGCTGCGGCGTCAGGGGGCGGCGTCGGGGACGCGTCGGTGGTGCGCGGCGGGCGCGAGTCTCAGTGGGACGAGGGTGAACGTGCGCCTCGGCGACGGGCAGTGACACGCTGCCGGCGCTACAGCCACGGGCTTCGGGGAGAATGCTCCCGCGGAGAAGGGCTCGTGTGGCTAGTCGCGGTTGCGGCGTGCACGTTCCTCGTCGTCGTGGTCGCGGGGTTCGTCGGAATCTCGGGCGGGGCTGTCGCTCTGCCAAGTCCCACCACCGTCGTCCAGGTGGAACCGGGCGACACGCTGTGGGGATTGGCGAATAGGCACGCCCCGCACGCGGACACTGCCGCGGTGGTGCGACGAATGGTCGAGATGAATGGACTGGAAGGGTCGGTCGCCCGACCCGGCGAGTCGCTCATCGTTCCTTCGGCCTGAGAAGCCTGTCTGTGTTCTTGTTGTGATGCCCGTCAGGGCATGGTCTTGCGTGTTCAGCCCGAGCACGGTGAGAAGCTCCGGTGTTCCAGGTTGTCGCTCGCAAGGCCGGGGCCGCCGCTGCGTACGTGCTGGTACTCGAGGCGACCCCAACGC
Coding sequences within it:
- the dapF gene encoding diaminopimelate epimerase encodes the protein MHEPISDPPAGPRYAKGHGTENDFVLLPDPDGELKLTGARVRALCDRRRGLGADGVLRVVRAGGLDEELPGGTNPDTWFMDYRNADGSVAEMCGNGVRVFARYLVETGLAARGDLPVGTRAGVRATHVHDDGRVTVDMGPVTAHGLSTTRADGHEFSGLVIDVGNPHLACVTELDVRTLEITAAPTHDPAVFPHGVNVEFVQPVGPDRVRMRVHERGVGETRSCGTGTVAATLAGLRAAGADTGLRTVEVPGGTVEVEVTPTTSTLTGPAVLVAHGRLDADWWERYESD
- a CDS encoding class III extradiol ring-cleavage dioxygenase family protein; amino-acid sequence: MIARLAVLPYPPLLVPDLTVRSDSRLEHLRGACLRAVTSVTESATEWVAVGVDGFRAGVYGPRSGGTFAGYGVPVPVSLEHGVPTEPGLPLPGLIAGWFREQAGAARVTVHVLDADAGEDEIARLAHRVVAGPAVGVLVLSEGSRRRNERSPRPPHPDAAAVDARLAAALATADTNALHGLEPSILSDVGVDTVPALRFLATAADASGHDWRPELLYDDTPFGISYHVALWSPSDD
- the lexA gene encoding transcriptional repressor LexA, whose product is MAETVASTESANAPTEEARADTTGQAAFADGLSERQSRVLEAIRAWMRQRGYPPSVREIGDAVGLTSTSSVAYQLRVLERKGFLRRDPHRPRTVGVLVEEADEADAKARPEAAYVPVVGRIAAGGPILAEEAIEDVFPLPKELVGEGTLFLLQVVGDSMIDLGINDGDWVTVRQQPEADNGDVVAAMIDGEATVKTFKRTSDHVWLMPHNEAFEPILGDEATVLGKVVAVLRRL
- a CDS encoding NHL repeat-containing protein, which produces MRLARRFGAVVTALTLGVAWQWIAAPSGAAQPPPPEFPPPSAMCTVTDPSLDELSGLDSDGESWFVTGDGGTSLSVAMLDPRDCSVRDERTAPADPYDVEDLALGADGEVWLADTGDNQRKRETAAVHVLYPDGRSALHRLTYPDGPHDAEAMLLDGRGVPHVVTKEPLGEAGVYRPAEPLVDGETVPLERVGSVRLGPTTTPGGPVEGSIASAVVTGGAVSADGRTVALRTYTDAYVFPAPEGDVVAALARRPLRVPLPDEPQGEAVAFEPDGALLSASEGSQPVRMVPGVEQAASGEAGPPSDATGDEEPPPAEHAGEPESNANTTGQNLAIAAVFAALIMYFGGKLARLRS
- a CDS encoding DUF349 domain-containing protein, whose product is MTEQDTPAGAVAKSAPNPASTAADGASSETRAAPPVVPIASDAPERWGRVDAEGTVFVTTQDGERAVGSWQAGAADEGLAHFARKFDDVRTEVELLETRLNSHAGDPKHTLTTAQHLRDGVSEAAVVGDLASLTARIDYVVDHAHRAIEQSKADKEQARADAVARKEELAAEAERIGSEATQWKSAGDRLRAILDEWKTIKGIDRKTDEQLWRRFSKAREAFNRRRGSHFAELDRQRAASKTRKQELVEEAESLTESTDWAPTAARYKQLMADWKAAGRAPKESDDALWQQFRTAQDTFFSRRSAAFAERDAEFEENATLKEQLLSEAEQIDPAHGLKSAQEHLHRIQERWDAIGKVPRERMRDLEGRLRSVADRVRSASDAQWRRTDPEAQARVDQFRERVEQFRNQADKARAAGDERRAQKADEQAEQWQEWLAAAEQALASR
- the miaA gene encoding tRNA (adenosine(37)-N6)-dimethylallyltransferase MiaA, translated to MSTASEPHLVAVVGPTATGKSDLAIDLAEQLGGEVVNADAMQLYRGMDIGTAKVPVDQRRDVPHHLIDVLEVTDTASVAVYQQQARAIVEDLLGNGVTPVLVGGSGLYVQAVVDDLRFPGTDPTVRERWELELQEHGAEALHRRLGELDPAAAVAILPSNGRRLVRALEVIEITGEPFSANLPTPGPARYGGVLIGLDRPADVLDERVDARVTRMFDSGLVEEVRRLEKCGLRHGRTASRALGYQQVLDEFDGSQDMADAAAATARATRRFVRKQRSWFRRDQRIHWFDAGSADLLADVSAVLEP
- the hflX gene encoding GTPase HflX, with the translated sequence MQLADRASLRRVSGLSTELTDVTEVEVRRLRLERVVLVGVWTEGSAARSEESLTELARLAETAGSEVLEGLVQRRDRPDPATYVGAGKVRELRDVVASTGADTVICDGELSPGQLRQLEDKLKVKVVDRTALILDIFAQHASSKEGKAQVELAQLQYYLPRLRGWGDKMSRQAGGRAGGAGGGVGTRGPGETKLETDRRRIHKRITKLRKELAAMRTVRETKRGRRAANAVPAVAIAGYTNAGKSSLLNALTRAGVLVENSLFATLDPTTRRARTPDNRDYTLTDTVGFVRHLPHQIVEAFRSTLEEVTGADLLVHVVDGAELAPHDQVSAVRDVLKDIASEHDEAMPPELLVVNKIDAVDATRVAELRRLLPEAVFVSAHSGKGIEGLREIIADRIPRPDVFVDALVPYTRGELVARAHAEGEVIDEDHTAEGTRLRAKVRAELAGALKPFTGTG